The DNA region ATTTCTCCTTGGTGCCGAACACCGTCACATCCCCATCCTGCACCATAGCCAGGGCGATGTTCCCCGCGCTGTACGCCGGGTTGTCCCCCTGCAAGTCCAGGTAGTGGCTGTACGCCTCCGGACTGCTGGTAATCTCCATGACCGCCGCGTCCTGCAAGGCCATGAGATTTTCCCGGTCCGCCTGCTGCCGCGCCTTCCACTGGCTGTCGTTCTCCGTTTTCCTTGAAACGATCTCCTCCAAATTTGCCATTTCGCATAACCTCCTATTCCCGAATCTTTGACGGCATCCGTCCACCCGGCAAATGCGGCTCCGTCTCTCCCGCCGCACGCCGTAGCGCCGCCAGTCGCCCCTTTACCGAGGACTTCCCCTCAGTAGTCATCTCCTCTTGCGTCAAGCCATTCCCGCGCTGTGGTGAGGAGCTGCCTTGTGCTGCGCGGGCATCTGCTTTTTTTGCTTTGCTGTCCTCCCGCTGGGGTGCGGCATAGCCGTGGCGCTCCAAAAACAGATTCACCTGTGCCGCAAAGTCCACATTGGTGATCAGATCCACCAGCCCATCCCGAGCGTTCTTGTCCTTGACCACCGCGTAGAGAACGCCCTTTTTGGCGTAGGCGTGGAACGCCGCCAGGTCGCTCTCCCGTAGCTGAAACACCCGCAGCTCCTTGCCCTCCCGCAGCAGGCGGCCCATGTTGGTCCTGCCGGACACCCGCTTGTTGTCTTTCGCCAGGGCGTAGATAAATGCCGCTAAATTTTTACTGCCTGCTGCCAGCAGCTTGATGCTTGCCTCTGTAATTTGCAAGCCCTCCCGCACCATCAGGTCAACGGCTTCGCTGCCTGCATCCATGTTCCGGTCCTCCTTGGTCTAAAATTTCCTGTTCCCGCTGTTGTTTGAATTGCTGCTCGATCCGCCGGGCATCCGCTTCAATGGCGCAGCACTGCCTCCACTCCTTCCGCAGCCGATGCAGCCGCTCCGTGTGCGCCGCGATCTCCGCGTCCAGCCCCTCCACGCCCCTACGCCGTGCCAAATAAAGCTGTCGCCGCTGCTCTGTGTGCGCATCCATCTCCCCTTGCAGCGCATCCCGCAACATGGTAAGCTGCTGCCTCGTCTCAATGCGGTTTTCCCGCAGATACCGAAACTGCACCTGGTATCGCTCCAGCTTCAGCATCTCCCGCCGTAGAGCCGGAGAAATGTTCCGCGCCCGCCGCGGCCCCCGCAGCAGGTACATATAATATAGGCACAGCCGCTGGAAATAGGGCAGCGGCTTCCTCTGCATTGGCATCCGCCGCACGCGATACATCTTGCGCTTAGCGGACTGCAAGGGTCTCTGCCATGCGCCTTTGATACGCGCCCGAATGTCCGCCTCTCCGTAGCCGTCCCCCAGGCTGTCCAGCCGGATAAACCGCCGCCCGCCCGACGGGCGTACAGCGGTGTGCTTCACATTGTCCCCGCTTTTCACCTGGTAGCCCATACGCCGCAGCTCCCGCAGGAACTCTCCATAGCTAAGCGCCCTGCGGATAGCCTCGTCCATGTCCCGGCGCACCACATCCCGCAGCGTAGTCTGACCCCGCTGCTGCGCCCGGTACTGCCCTTGGGGTGCGGCGTCCTCGCCCGGCTCAATGACGGAGAGCCCCTTCTCCCGGCATAGGGCATCCGACATACCCCGGATGCCCTCATAGTAATCCCGAAAGCTATCCCGGTACATCTTCCCATCCACAAAGGACACCGCGTTAAACACCACATGGTTGTGCAGATGCGTCCGATCCAAATGGGTGGCAACCACCACCTCATACTGTCCGCCCAAGGCCCTCTGGGCCAGCTCCGCACCTATGGCATGGGCCTGCTCCGGCGTCACCTCCCCGGGTCGGAAGGACTGGATCACATGATACCCCTTGCGCACACGATTCTGCTTGCCCCAGCGCCGTGCCGTCTGGGCCATGTCCTCATAGGCCGTGTCCCGTCCGCAGTTGATGGCCGTCTCAAAGCACACCCGCTCCGTCTTGTCCCGGTCCAGTGCGTAGTCCACCGCCGTCTCCAAATAGGTCTTTTCCTCGTTGGCCGCATAGCGCAGGCACTTATCCAGCCGCCCGCGGATCACAATGATCTTCGTATACGCCATTAAAAGCTGTCCTTCACCAGCCGCCACGCCCTTTGCACAAGGGCCACGGCCCGGTCCACCTGGCTGTCCGCCGCATACTTTTGTGCGTTGACGGTGTGGGCGATCTGATTGATGTTGTTGCCGATGGCCGACAGCTCCCGCAGCAGGGCGGCGTAGGTGTCGGGTGGCCGTGGCCGCAGCTCTACACCCAGGATGAGGCTGCGCAGAAATGGATCCATGCCCAGCCCCGCAGCCACCGCCTGCCTGCGCAGATGATCCAGCTCCGCGTCGTTCAGCCACACGCTCACATGCCGGTTTCGTTTTCTCGTGTCTCTCACCTCCTACAAAAAATGCGTCTCAATTTGAGACGCAATACGCGCTTTCGGGGTCTTAGGGGCCGCGCCCCTAACAAGCGGCATTTGTGCTACCAAATGCCATGCTTGCGTGGACAGTGCCGACCGGCGCTGTCCATCCCTACCGTGTCGGTGCCGACTTTCCATGGCAGCGGGGCTTAATTGGCAGCCCATGCCGCCTGGCAAATTCCGCAATGGTAGGTCTGTCTTTAGAGCACGGCCAGTTGAAGTCGCCCGGTGCCAGGTCCCGGTATCCGTTTTCCGGCAGGTCTATACGCTGGCCGGTCAGCACGGTCCCGTAGTGCTCCACCGTGATATGGCAGGCCAGTAAACATGGCTGCGACCAATCCTCCGGGGAGGTCTGCATATCGTAGGCGTAGATGCCATTCGGCAATGCAGACCGGCGCACGCGCTCCACGGTGAAAAGCCCCTGCACACCGCATATCTCCACCGCCTCAAATCGGGTCTTCTGCATATCCACCGTCATACCTTCTACCTCTCCAAACCATCATCCTTCTTAGGCCCGTCCCGTTTCTTAAACGGCTCCACCCGCAGCGTCACCGGCGTATTGTCCATAACGCCCAGCAGCAGCTCTGCCTGGTGAAACTGCTTCTTATAGACCTGCATCTGCTCCGGCGTCAGCGAAACGAAGTCGTCTGCGCCCAACCCGCACACAAAGAACGGCCCGAACACCCCGCCGTAGCCACCCGGCATACTGCGGTTAAACTCATTGGGCTTCAGCATCCCTTCGTCGTCGCACACCACGGCCACCTTATCCTCAAAGGGATAGATGGCCTGGATCAGCCCGCCCACAGCCTGCTGCATTTCCTTCAGCCCGTTCAGCTCCTTTTCGTAAGGCTCCGTGCCCGGCTCTACCATTAACACTTTCATTGCTTACCTCTCCCTATCTCGGTTTCGTTTTTTCGGTTTGGCTTCTTTTGTGTCCCCGTCCTCCACAAACGCCAAAAGCTCCTGCGGCGTAGGCTGGTGCGGCTGCACCGTGTACCCCGGCAGCAGCTTCCCATTCACCGAGAACAGGTGCACATGATTTTCCGGCAGCGGCGGCGACAGTTCCCTAAACAAATGCGCATAAGCCGCAATGCGCCCCTGCACATACCGCTCCGCCGCCGACTTATCCGCATAGCGTTTGTTGTCCTGCCCGGCCAGCGGGGACGGTCTGCTGTAATAGGGGTCCTTCCTGGGTGGGAGGTTATATTCCACGCTCCAGGACACATACCACGCCACCGGGACCTGCTTTTTTAATTTGTGGTCATAGGCGGTGTCCTCCCGGATGCGGTAGGTCATTTGGTAGACCCGGTTGCTGATCCTGCGCCAACCGTACTCCGTGTCCTCCCAGCGGTTTCCACTGTTCTTCACCTCCGGGGTCTTCACATATTCCATGGCTTTTTCCAGCACCATGGTCTGGGCCGCCTGCGCCTCCCAAAGCTGGGCCCGCTCCTGCAATTCGCTAAAAATTTTCCGCTCCTCCGCCACGCTTTTCTCCCGCATGACTTGCAGATTGCCCAGGGTCATCTCCGTCAGTGAGGACAGATCTGCCCGGTAGGGGTTAAAGCTGATGTGGTGCTCCAGGGTCATCTTCTGTCCCGGCTCCAGCTTGTCGCCGTAGGAATAGGCGTTATAAAACAGCTCCTCCCGCTGCGGCATGGTCCATCACCTCTCTTTACCCGACGCCGCTTTTTTTGCGGTCTTTTCCTGCTCCGCCTTGGCCTTTTGCCGGTTCAGCGCCCTTTGCCGCAGGTCCAGCGCCTCAAATACCACCCGCTTAGCATCCGCAATGGTGGTGTCCTTCTTGGGGAAGTAGGGCCGCAGCTCCTCCTCGGTGAATGTGACCTTCAGCGGCAAAAACATCTCCCGCTTGCTGGGTGCCACGGTCTGCTCGATCTTCTCCGCCGTCAGCTTGCCCGCCTGGCTCTCCTTTTTCAGCTCGGCGGCCTTGGCCCCGGTGGGGACCTTATCCTCCCGCTTGATGGCATCCGCCAGGGCTTTCTGCTCCTGAGGCTTCAAGTAGGAGATGTCCGCAGCGGAGTTCACAGGCAATTTCTTCTCCTCCACCATGTCCTGCAATTCCGGCTCCAGCTTGGTCAGCCGGGTCAGCCGCTGGATGGTGGCCCGGCTCTCCCCGGTCTGCTGGGCCAGCTGCTCGTCTGCCCGCATGGGCTTGTAGCCCGCCTCCGCCTGTGCCTTGGTGGGCCGCCCCGCCTTGCGCTTCATGG from Vescimonas fastidiosa includes:
- a CDS encoding PcfB family protein, producing the protein MDAGSEAVDLMVREGLQITEASIKLLAAGSKNLAAFIYALAKDNKRVSGRTNMGRLLREGKELRVFQLRESDLAAFHAYAKKGVLYAVVKDKNARDGLVDLITNVDFAAQVNLFLERHGYAAPQREDSKAKKADARAAQGSSSPQRGNGLTQEEMTTEGKSSVKGRLAALRRAAGETEPHLPGGRMPSKIRE
- a CDS encoding relaxase/mobilization nuclease domain-containing protein, whose protein sequence is MAYTKIIVIRGRLDKCLRYAANEEKTYLETAVDYALDRDKTERVCFETAINCGRDTAYEDMAQTARRWGKQNRVRKGYHVIQSFRPGEVTPEQAHAIGAELAQRALGGQYEVVVATHLDRTHLHNHVVFNAVSFVDGKMYRDSFRDYYEGIRGMSDALCREKGLSVIEPGEDAAPQGQYRAQQRGQTTLRDVVRRDMDEAIRRALSYGEFLRELRRMGYQVKSGDNVKHTAVRPSGGRRFIRLDSLGDGYGEADIRARIKGAWQRPLQSAKRKMYRVRRMPMQRKPLPYFQRLCLYYMYLLRGPRRARNISPALRREMLKLERYQVQFRYLRENRIETRQQLTMLRDALQGEMDAHTEQRRQLYLARRRGVEGLDAEIAAHTERLHRLRKEWRQCCAIEADARRIEQQFKQQREQEILDQGGPEHGCRQRSR
- a CDS encoding MobC family plasmid mobilization relaxosome protein; translated protein: MRDTRKRNRHVSVWLNDAELDHLRRQAVAAGLGMDPFLRSLILGVELRPRPPDTYAALLRELSAIGNNINQIAHTVNAQKYAADSQVDRAVALVQRAWRLVKDSF
- a CDS encoding LPD28 domain-containing protein; this translates as MTVDMQKTRFEAVEICGVQGLFTVERVRRSALPNGIYAYDMQTSPEDWSQPCLLACHITVEHYGTVLTGQRIDLPENGYRDLAPGDFNWPCSKDRPTIAEFARRHGLPIKPRCHGKSAPTR
- a CDS encoding DUF3846 domain-containing protein, with the protein product MKVLMVEPGTEPYEKELNGLKEMQQAVGGLIQAIYPFEDKVAVVCDDEGMLKPNEFNRSMPGGYGGVFGPFFVCGLGADDFVSLTPEQMQVYKKQFHQAELLLGVMDNTPVTLRVEPFKKRDGPKKDDGLER